One window of the Pedobacter ginsengisoli genome contains the following:
- a CDS encoding DUF1553 domain-containing protein has product MQRQFFMLLGAILLVGIGIYVYSSSMPKLPVDVEEAYNTLPKTLDYNIDVKPILSDKCFACHGPDKAKQKAGLRLDLANFAYADLPENKGKVAIDPGNLDNSEAFHRIISEDAKYKMPTPESHLNLTAVEKATLIKWIKDGALYKPHWAFVKPVKLEAPKITEDVVLNNPIDNFIVEKLQKQKLKQSKEASKELLLRRVSLDLTGLPPTLKEIDAFLQDKSSNAYEKQVDRLLKSPHYGEKMAVDWLDVARFADSHGYTVDRLRDMSPYRDWVIKAFNSNMAYDKFMQWQLAGDLMPNPTREMMIATAFNRNHQQNMEGGIIEEEFQTEYVIDRTNTFGDAMLGLSVGCAKCHDHKYDPISQKNYYELYSFFNNVKEAGQISFDDTMPAPTMLLPDSEKEQVINDIKKTISVQQQKIKEKERQEETAFLNWLSRKEYIKLSSKNIPTDGLQAYFNFDNGNLIDSKDHKQTAVMKRDAGQPGDSPVFTAGSVGKGLLLNGDTWLDLNQAGVFRKTEPFSIGLWVNIPKDLTEGVIFHKCIAERLYNFKGYHLYLKNNKLELSMAHAYPANAITKLSYDKVPRNKWIQLTMTYDGSSKAAGLKLYLDGADMKMETVMDRLDKDILFNGGTQPGLQIGAWWRGRGFKEGKVDEITVYNRNLTPLEINALAKKTSMSQLVTKSKLTDLEISSLRQYYFTVVDPMLKKEENELKLLRTKLADSVENVQELMVMREMATPKKTFLLKRGNYDMPEEQVYPNTPTSILPYDKNLPKNRYGLAQWLTNPNNPLASRVAVNRLWQNFFGVGLVKTSEDFGNQGEMPSHLELLDWLAVSFMESGWNVKKLNKMIVMSATYRQDSRATKESHEKDPENRLLSHGPAYRMPAEMIRDNALMASGLLNPKIGGKSVKPYQPEGLWEINNTSYTQDKGPEVYRRSLYVVIKRSVPNPTLSTFDAPSRSYCIIRRQKTNTPLQALVTLNDPTFLEAAKVLGVQMTMLPNNTEAIAQTYRKLTGRRAQPAELKLLSTLQQTELNKFRKNPEKQNGWLNAGQYQVNKMMDTAMIAANAVVASTILNSDATLTKR; this is encoded by the coding sequence ATGCAACGACAATTTTTTATGTTGCTGGGTGCCATACTTTTAGTTGGCATTGGCATCTATGTATATTCATCTTCTATGCCCAAACTACCAGTTGATGTAGAAGAGGCTTATAATACTTTGCCTAAAACTTTAGACTATAACATAGATGTAAAACCTATACTTTCTGATAAATGTTTTGCATGCCACGGACCCGATAAAGCTAAGCAAAAGGCAGGTTTAAGATTAGATCTGGCCAATTTTGCATATGCAGACCTACCTGAAAACAAAGGTAAAGTTGCTATTGACCCGGGTAATCTAGACAACAGTGAAGCTTTCCACAGGATAATTTCTGAGGATGCTAAATATAAAATGCCCACGCCTGAATCACATCTTAATCTTACGGCCGTTGAAAAAGCAACACTTATCAAATGGATTAAGGATGGTGCACTTTACAAACCCCATTGGGCATTTGTAAAACCAGTTAAACTCGAAGCTCCAAAAATTACTGAAGATGTAGTATTAAATAACCCAATAGATAATTTCATTGTCGAAAAATTACAAAAACAAAAGCTAAAACAATCTAAAGAGGCAAGTAAGGAGCTTTTACTACGCAGGGTATCTTTAGACCTTACAGGTCTGCCACCAACCTTAAAAGAAATTGATGCTTTTTTGCAAGATAAATCCTCAAATGCATATGAAAAACAAGTCGACCGGCTCCTAAAGTCACCCCACTATGGCGAAAAAATGGCTGTAGACTGGCTAGATGTAGCTCGTTTTGCTGATTCACATGGGTATACTGTAGATAGACTAAGAGATATGTCGCCATATCGCGATTGGGTGATTAAAGCTTTCAATAGCAATATGGCTTACGACAAATTTATGCAATGGCAGCTGGCTGGTGATTTAATGCCAAATCCAACACGCGAAATGATGATTGCAACTGCTTTTAACCGTAATCATCAGCAAAATATGGAAGGTGGTATTATTGAGGAAGAGTTTCAAACTGAGTATGTGATAGATCGAACCAATACTTTTGGTGATGCAATGCTCGGCCTATCTGTAGGTTGCGCAAAGTGTCACGACCATAAGTACGACCCCATTTCGCAAAAGAACTACTATGAGTTGTATAGTTTTTTTAACAATGTAAAAGAAGCCGGTCAGATTTCGTTTGATGATACTATGCCTGCGCCAACAATGCTATTACCAGACTCAGAAAAGGAGCAGGTTATAAACGACATTAAAAAAACTATTTCTGTACAGCAACAAAAAATAAAGGAGAAGGAACGTCAGGAAGAGACCGCATTTCTAAATTGGCTCAGCAGAAAAGAGTATATCAAACTATCATCAAAAAATATACCTACAGACGGACTACAAGCTTATTTTAATTTTGATAATGGAAATCTCATCGATTCAAAAGATCATAAGCAAACCGCGGTAATGAAGCGAGATGCCGGGCAACCTGGTGATTCACCGGTATTTACTGCCGGGAGTGTTGGCAAAGGGTTATTGCTTAATGGCGATACATGGCTTGATTTGAACCAGGCAGGTGTTTTTCGTAAAACGGAACCTTTTAGCATTGGCCTTTGGGTTAACATACCCAAAGATCTTACCGAGGGAGTGATCTTTCATAAGTGCATCGCTGAACGATTATATAATTTCAAAGGATACCATTTATACCTTAAAAACAATAAGCTGGAATTGAGTATGGCACACGCATATCCTGCCAATGCAATCACAAAACTTAGTTATGATAAAGTACCACGCAATAAATGGATACAACTAACCATGACTTATGATGGTTCTTCAAAAGCTGCCGGCTTAAAATTATACCTGGATGGGGCAGATATGAAAATGGAAACCGTTATGGATAGGCTAGATAAGGATATTCTTTTTAACGGTGGCACACAGCCAGGCTTACAAATAGGCGCATGGTGGCGTGGTCGCGGCTTCAAAGAAGGTAAGGTAGATGAAATTACAGTATACAACCGCAATTTAACCCCACTCGAAATAAATGCCCTTGCTAAAAAGACAAGCATGTCTCAGCTGGTTACAAAATCAAAATTAACAGATCTGGAAATTAGTTCATTAAGACAGTACTATTTTACGGTAGTTGATCCGATGCTCAAAAAAGAAGAAAATGAGCTCAAACTATTGCGTACCAAACTGGCAGACTCAGTAGAGAATGTGCAGGAATTAATGGTTATGCGGGAAATGGCAACACCTAAAAAAACTTTCTTACTTAAACGAGGCAACTATGATATGCCCGAAGAACAAGTTTATCCCAATACACCAACCAGTATATTGCCATACGACAAAAACCTACCCAAAAATAGGTACGGTTTAGCTCAATGGCTTACTAACCCAAATAATCCATTAGCCTCAAGGGTTGCCGTAAACCGCCTTTGGCAAAACTTCTTTGGTGTAGGCCTGGTTAAAACCTCCGAAGATTTTGGTAACCAGGGCGAAATGCCAAGCCATTTAGAATTGCTTGACTGGCTGGCTGTTTCTTTCATGGAATCTGGTTGGAATGTGAAGAAATTGAATAAAATGATCGTAATGTCTGCCACTTACAGACAAGATTCACGTGCAACTAAAGAATCGCATGAAAAAGATCCGGAAAACAGGTTGCTATCTCATGGACCGGCCTATCGGATGCCTGCCGAAATGATAAGGGATAATGCACTTATGGCCAGCGGATTATTGAATCCAAAAATCGGCGGAAAAAGTGTTAAACCTTACCAACCCGAAGGGCTATGGGAAATCAACAATACTTCCTATACGCAGGATAAAGGCCCTGAAGTGTACCGTCGCAGTTTATATGTTGTTATAAAAAGGTCAGTACCAAATCCTACATTATCAACATTTGATGCTCCTTCAAGAAGCTACTGTATTATTCGCCGGCAAAAAACCAATACCCCGTTACAAGCTCTGGTAACACTAAATGATCCTACTTTTCTTGAAGCTGCAAAAGTATTGGGTGTGCAAATGACTATGCTGCCTAACAACACTGAGGCTATTGCCCAAACCTATAGAAAGTTAACCGGACGACGGGCACAGCCAGCCGAGCTAAAACTCCTCAGCACATTGCAGCAAACGGAATTGAACAAATTCAGGAAAAATCCGGAAAAACAGAATGGCTGGCTCAATGCCGGCCAGTATCAAGTTAATAAAATGATGGATACCGCAATGATTGCTGCTAATGCAGTTGTTGCCAGCACCATATTAAATTCAGACGCAACACTTACTAAACGATAA
- a CDS encoding ABC transporter permease encodes MFRLNLKIALRNLWRNKTSSVINIIGLAVGLSACLLLLLYVNYEVNFDRHYKDADKIYQVLTNFQDASGKITSTGRSPGNGIAKAIKTKIPEIDAITRISGGNKSLIANQQKSFNRVDMFADPDILKVFNYEFVAGDPNSALNTPNAIILTTETAKLLFGTTDALNKTVRYQNNKDLKVTGVIKDLPTNTSLRFDYLMPWSFYESIDDYAKNPGWGDFSYLAMARVNNPASIDLINSKVKKLFNENYTEQKNQNFLFPLSDMHLHDEFLNGKSIGGDIERIYLFIALAFGILLVACINFMNMATAKSERRAKEVGIRKTIGATRNSLIIQFLTEALVLATLAVLIAVAVVEASLPVFNNLLNIKVVIDYTNTGYWLALLIVALLTGLLAGAYPAIFLSSFNPIQTLKKKAVRTRLIPINLRQVLVVGQFCFAIVLIIATLVIYKQMQYIKNRPVGYNINLLAEMSQDGALFNKFELFKDQVLKSGAATAVNQTSQSMTHASNWFYGFEWPGMEEKGKEIVFNRLQTQYDFVKTSGVELLAGRDFSRDFASDSAAILLSSTAVKVMKLKNPVGTNVKLFGNQLKVIGVFKDFLWDSPYHSGRQMVINFNKNQGGIINLQLNPANSLSKNIELISVIAKNINPDYPAEIRLINDLYANKLQSEKILGILVNLFGSIAILISCMGLYGLVAYSAEQRTKEFGVRRVLGASVGNIMRLLSVSFLKMVFIAACIGVPMAYYLMNRWLTSFEFRTTLSWTIILVSIVGTTIIAFLTVSFQAYKAAKANPVDALKYE; translated from the coding sequence ATGTTCAGGCTCAATTTAAAAATCGCTTTGCGTAACCTATGGAGAAACAAAACTTCTTCTGTTATTAATATTATTGGTCTGGCAGTTGGTTTATCAGCTTGCCTGCTATTGCTGCTATATGTAAATTACGAAGTAAATTTTGACCGGCATTATAAAGATGCTGACAAAATTTATCAGGTTCTAACGAATTTCCAGGATGCTTCAGGAAAAATCACAAGTACAGGCCGATCGCCAGGAAATGGAATTGCAAAGGCTATTAAAACTAAAATACCAGAGATAGACGCTATTACCAGAATTAGTGGTGGTAATAAATCACTCATAGCAAATCAGCAAAAAAGTTTTAATAGAGTAGACATGTTTGCTGATCCGGATATACTGAAAGTATTCAACTACGAATTTGTTGCGGGTGACCCAAACTCAGCGTTAAATACACCAAATGCTATTATATTGACTACAGAGACAGCAAAACTTTTATTTGGCACCACAGATGCATTAAACAAAACTGTCAGATACCAAAATAATAAAGATTTAAAAGTTACTGGTGTAATTAAAGATTTGCCTACAAACACTTCACTCAGGTTTGATTATTTAATGCCCTGGTCTTTTTACGAAAGTATTGACGATTATGCCAAAAACCCAGGTTGGGGAGATTTTAGCTATCTGGCCATGGCCCGGGTTAATAATCCAGCCAGTATTGATCTGATCAATTCTAAAGTAAAAAAGCTGTTCAATGAAAATTATACTGAACAAAAGAATCAAAATTTTTTATTCCCCTTGTCAGATATGCATTTGCATGATGAATTTTTAAACGGTAAGAGTATAGGTGGCGATATAGAACGTATTTATCTTTTTATTGCATTAGCCTTTGGTATTTTACTTGTTGCCTGTATCAATTTTATGAACATGGCTACTGCAAAATCAGAGCGCAGGGCAAAAGAGGTTGGGATCAGGAAAACAATAGGAGCAACCAGAAATTCATTAATTATTCAGTTTCTTACTGAAGCCCTGGTTTTGGCCACCTTGGCAGTACTAATTGCAGTTGCCGTTGTTGAGGCGAGTTTACCTGTATTTAATAACCTACTTAACATAAAAGTCGTTATTGATTATACCAACACAGGTTATTGGCTAGCTCTGTTAATAGTAGCTCTGCTGACAGGTCTTTTAGCAGGAGCTTATCCTGCAATATTTCTTTCTTCCTTTAATCCAATTCAAACATTAAAGAAAAAAGCTGTAAGAACCAGACTTATCCCAATTAACCTGAGACAGGTTCTGGTAGTAGGACAGTTTTGTTTTGCTATTGTGCTGATCATTGCCACATTGGTTATTTATAAGCAGATGCAATACATAAAAAACAGACCTGTAGGATATAATATCAATTTACTTGCAGAAATGTCTCAGGATGGGGCACTGTTCAATAAGTTTGAGCTATTTAAAGATCAGGTACTGAAAAGTGGTGCAGCTACAGCAGTAAACCAAACATCGCAGAGCATGACTCATGCCAGCAACTGGTTTTATGGTTTCGAATGGCCAGGAATGGAAGAAAAAGGGAAAGAAATTGTTTTTAACCGCCTTCAAACTCAGTATGATTTTGTAAAGACAAGCGGTGTGGAGTTGCTGGCCGGGCGCGATTTCTCCAGAGATTTTGCATCAGATAGTGCAGCAATTCTACTGAGCAGTACTGCGGTAAAGGTAATGAAACTTAAAAATCCTGTTGGAACAAATGTAAAGTTGTTTGGAAATCAGCTAAAAGTGATTGGTGTTTTTAAAGATTTCTTATGGGATTCACCTTACCATTCCGGAAGGCAAATGGTAATTAATTTTAATAAAAATCAAGGAGGAATCATCAATCTGCAGTTAAACCCTGCAAATAGTTTAAGCAAAAATATTGAATTGATCTCCGTTATTGCTAAAAATATCAACCCAGACTATCCTGCAGAAATTAGGCTTATTAACGACCTGTATGCTAATAAACTACAATCCGAAAAAATCTTGGGTATTCTGGTCAACTTATTTGGGAGTATAGCCATATTAATTTCTTGCATGGGGCTTTATGGTCTGGTGGCATACAGTGCAGAACAACGAACAAAAGAGTTTGGCGTACGCCGTGTACTAGGAGCTTCGGTAGGAAATATCATGAGGCTGTTATCGGTTTCCTTTCTTAAAATGGTTTTTATAGCAGCATGTATTGGAGTACCAATGGCGTATTATTTAATGAATAGATGGCTTACTAGTTTTGAGTTCAGAACAACCTTATCATGGACAATTATACTTGTGTCAATAGTAGGAACAACAATCATTGCATTTTTAACGGTCAGTTTTCAGGCTTATAAAGCTGCTAAAGCTAACCCTGTTGATGCATTAAAATACGAATAA
- a CDS encoding DUF1501 domain-containing protein — translation MADHHHHEEEFRLNNPDFERLNQRLDRRDFLTKTSMGIGALALGSLFGNKLMGNAPRPAISNATGDMEQEILKALPHFAPKAKRVVYLFMSGGPSQLETFDYKPALVNMMGQNLPESIRKGQRLTGMSANQSALPVVPSYYKFNQHGQNQTWISELLPHTAKVIDDLCIVKSMHSEAINHDPAITFFQTGNQLPGRPSIGSWLSYGLGSDNENLPTFIVLVSKNGQKDQPLYARLWGNGFLPSKHQGVQFGSGKDPVLFLNNPEGYDGADRKEMLDYLSKLNQIQNSTYGDPEVDARIAQYEMAYRMQTSVPEVMSVADEPEEIFELYGPDSKDPGTYAANCLLARKLLEKDVKFVQLYHQGWDQHGSLPSGIAGQCKATDQGTAALITDLKRRGLLEDTLVIWGGEFGRTVYSQGKLTANDYGRDHHPRCFTMWMAGAGVKPGISFGETDDFSYNIVKDPVHVHDFQATLLHLMGIDHERLTYKFQGRRFRLTDVEGKIVKGILA, via the coding sequence ATGGCAGATCATCATCACCACGAAGAAGAATTCAGACTTAATAATCCTGATTTTGAAAGGCTAAACCAAAGATTGGACCGACGAGACTTTCTGACCAAAACATCGATGGGTATTGGTGCTCTTGCTCTTGGATCACTATTTGGCAATAAATTAATGGGAAATGCTCCACGCCCGGCCATTAGCAACGCAACAGGGGATATGGAACAGGAAATATTGAAAGCCTTACCTCACTTTGCACCAAAGGCCAAAAGAGTAGTGTATCTATTCATGAGTGGCGGGCCATCACAGCTTGAGACTTTTGATTATAAACCTGCATTAGTAAATATGATGGGCCAAAATCTACCCGAATCTATTCGTAAAGGCCAGCGGTTAACCGGCATGAGTGCAAACCAAAGTGCTTTACCCGTTGTGCCCTCATACTATAAGTTTAATCAGCATGGACAAAACCAAACGTGGATTAGTGAGCTATTGCCTCATACTGCCAAAGTGATTGATGATTTATGCATCGTGAAATCTATGCATTCCGAAGCCATTAACCATGATCCTGCTATCACCTTTTTTCAAACTGGCAATCAATTGCCAGGCCGCCCGTCAATAGGTTCCTGGCTTAGTTATGGTTTAGGCTCTGATAACGAAAACCTGCCTACTTTCATTGTACTCGTATCAAAGAATGGCCAGAAAGACCAACCTCTTTATGCCCGCCTATGGGGTAATGGTTTTTTACCATCTAAGCATCAAGGTGTACAGTTTGGTTCCGGAAAAGATCCGGTATTGTTTCTTAACAACCCCGAAGGATATGACGGCGCAGATAGAAAGGAAATGCTGGACTATCTTTCAAAACTAAACCAAATCCAAAATAGCACTTATGGTGATCCTGAGGTAGATGCGCGAATAGCCCAATATGAAATGGCTTACCGGATGCAAACATCAGTCCCGGAGGTAATGAGCGTGGCTGATGAACCAGAAGAAATATTTGAATTATATGGCCCCGACAGTAAAGACCCAGGCACTTACGCGGCCAACTGTTTGCTGGCCCGAAAACTCTTAGAAAAGGATGTAAAGTTTGTTCAACTATACCATCAGGGCTGGGACCAGCATGGAAGTCTTCCATCAGGAATTGCCGGTCAGTGTAAAGCTACAGACCAGGGAACAGCCGCCTTAATTACTGACCTAAAACGCAGAGGATTACTGGAAGATACGCTGGTAATATGGGGAGGCGAATTTGGACGTACGGTTTACTCACAAGGCAAACTAACAGCTAACGATTATGGTCGGGATCATCATCCGCGTTGCTTTACAATGTGGATGGCAGGTGCAGGTGTGAAACCGGGAATCAGTTTTGGAGAAACTGATGATTTTAGCTACAATATTGTTAAAGACCCTGTTCACGTTCACGATTTTCAAGCCACACTATTGCACCTAATGGGAATTGATCATGAACGCTTAACCTATAAATTTCAAGGTCGCCGGTTCAGACTTACCGATGTTGAAGGGAAAATTGTAAAAGGCATTTTAGCATGA
- a CDS encoding SRPBCC family protein, with the protein MKTLQFTKEIKAPAQKVWDTLWNEPTYSQWTDAFNPGGGSKVHSDWEIGGRTLFLDGKGNGMISTIKNKKEPYDIVFEHLGEVIDGKEDTTSEKVKSWSGSLEAYHLSENNGITKLNASVQVGEEWEEIMNNGFTKGLEELKKLSEQ; encoded by the coding sequence ATGAAAACATTACAATTCACAAAAGAGATCAAAGCACCTGCTCAAAAAGTTTGGGATACGCTTTGGAATGAGCCAACTTATTCGCAATGGACAGATGCCTTTAATCCTGGCGGTGGTTCTAAAGTGCATAGTGATTGGGAGATTGGAGGAAGGACACTTTTTCTGGACGGAAAAGGTAATGGCATGATTAGCACCATTAAAAATAAAAAGGAACCTTATGATATTGTATTTGAGCATCTTGGCGAAGTAATAGATGGTAAGGAAGATACCACCAGCGAAAAAGTGAAAAGCTGGTCGGGTTCGCTTGAGGCATACCATCTTTCTGAAAATAATGGGATTACTAAGCTTAATGCTTCTGTTCAAGTTGGAGAAGAATGGGAAGAAATTATGAATAACGGCTTTACTAAAGGGCTGGAAGAACTAAAAAAACTCTCGGAACAGTAA
- a CDS encoding c-type cytochrome domain-containing protein, whose amino-acid sequence MIIDIFTFSGRLHPLIVHLPIGFILLAALFDLLSYTKKYRYLKQSVPFILLIGFIAAVLACIFGYVLSLSGDYDTETLTHHKISGITLAAICGLLYISSTPLLKKTLGMADKLFSLLLLGLVVLMSYSGHQGASLTHGNDYLTFRALMQQERKKPATVEQAILFEDVIQPILQKKCVQCHRDGKQKGELSVESLIALKKGGKSGPAVVAGKPDASELFRRIILDEDHKDFMPADGKPPLTKNEVKLIAWWIKEGKAEAGKTIAGMKNTNALKPMVALFLGMGGSTDSEQNDGEPDQQINPDLPLTIDTSSLANLKNKGIRVRVMLNKPVMLDVTLPPKSGIKMADIKGHILKLAKNIVWLNFSDNQLTDQEISFLPELKNLEKLRLDKNPITDQVSNYLISLKHLEAINLNETNITDGAILTLKKNSGIKRLYSWKTKTTASINN is encoded by the coding sequence ATGATTATAGATATTTTTACTTTTTCAGGGCGATTGCATCCACTAATTGTACACTTGCCAATCGGTTTTATTTTACTGGCCGCACTGTTTGATCTCTTATCCTACACTAAAAAATATCGGTATCTGAAACAGTCAGTTCCATTTATACTTTTAATTGGCTTTATTGCGGCAGTGTTGGCTTGCATATTTGGATATGTACTTTCACTTAGCGGAGATTATGATACAGAAACGCTTACCCACCACAAAATATCAGGAATCACATTAGCTGCTATCTGCGGTTTACTCTATATTTCATCAACACCTTTGCTTAAGAAAACTCTAGGCATGGCCGATAAGCTTTTTTCTTTATTGTTGTTAGGATTGGTTGTGCTAATGAGTTACAGTGGCCATCAGGGAGCTAGTTTAACTCATGGTAATGATTACCTTACTTTTCGGGCTCTGATGCAGCAGGAACGTAAAAAACCTGCAACTGTAGAACAGGCTATACTATTTGAGGATGTAATACAACCAATACTTCAAAAAAAATGTGTGCAATGCCATCGCGATGGAAAACAAAAAGGTGAGCTGTCGGTTGAATCTTTAATCGCTTTAAAAAAAGGAGGCAAAAGCGGACCGGCAGTTGTTGCAGGTAAACCGGATGCCAGCGAACTTTTTCGCCGTATTATTTTGGATGAAGACCATAAAGATTTTATGCCGGCAGATGGAAAACCACCCTTAACAAAAAATGAAGTAAAACTTATTGCCTGGTGGATTAAAGAAGGAAAGGCTGAAGCAGGCAAGACCATTGCGGGAATGAAAAATACAAATGCATTAAAGCCAATGGTAGCCCTGTTTTTAGGAATGGGCGGTTCTACAGATTCGGAACAAAACGATGGTGAACCGGATCAGCAAATCAATCCTGATCTACCTCTTACCATAGATACATCAAGCCTTGCTAATCTTAAAAATAAAGGAATAAGGGTTAGGGTGATGCTTAACAAACCTGTAATGCTCGATGTTACGTTACCTCCAAAATCAGGGATTAAAATGGCCGACATAAAAGGTCACATATTGAAACTTGCAAAGAACATTGTCTGGTTAAATTTTTCGGATAATCAACTAACAGATCAGGAAATTAGCTTCTTACCAGAGTTAAAGAATCTGGAGAAACTAAGATTAGATAAAAACCCCATTACAGATCAAGTGAGTAATTATTTGATTTCATTGAAACACCTGGAGGCAATAAACCTAAATGAAACCAATATAACAGATGGGGCCATTCTTACGCTTAAAAAGAATTCAGGCATTAAGCGGCTGTACAGTTGGAAAACTAAAACCACCGCCTCAATAAATAATTAA
- a CDS encoding AraC family transcriptional regulator — protein sequence MNTIDCKSTFTLLLTDYVKVNKNWNYKNVTSVFSRIIYIDEGEGKLICNHQEYVLEAGFIYFIPSFTTCSYVCEHYLSHYYICFLEEFQLGSLFASNRKVFKIHAAETDMASMMKIFKLNPGRGLNNSNNPKTYEIDKVLTTYYNLNNTIPLFAYMETCGLLLQLVSRFLQSPLFLKTEINHIDSKIANAIFFMQNHLGSSISVSDLAKTANYHPDHFSRLFLKNTGVRPLDYLKSKRIERSQFLLATTDMSFYEIAAELGFESQTYFSRVFKKLTGFTPGQYKKTIAGRLMI from the coding sequence ATGAACACGATTGATTGCAAGTCAACATTTACATTACTGCTCACAGATTACGTAAAAGTAAATAAGAACTGGAATTATAAGAATGTTACCAGTGTGTTCAGTAGAATTATATATATAGATGAGGGAGAAGGTAAGCTCATTTGCAACCATCAGGAATATGTTCTTGAAGCCGGATTTATTTACTTTATACCTAGTTTTACAACTTGTAGTTATGTGTGCGAGCATTATTTAAGTCATTATTACATCTGTTTTTTAGAAGAATTTCAATTAGGTTCTTTATTTGCTTCAAACCGAAAAGTATTTAAAATTCATGCTGCCGAAACAGATATGGCTTCAATGATGAAAATTTTCAAATTAAATCCTGGCAGAGGCCTAAACAACTCCAATAACCCAAAAACATATGAAATTGACAAAGTCTTAACTACATATTACAATTTGAATAATACAATTCCTTTGTTTGCTTACATGGAAACCTGCGGGCTTCTATTGCAATTGGTATCTCGCTTTCTTCAATCTCCATTATTTTTAAAAACAGAGATAAATCATATAGATTCTAAAATTGCCAATGCAATTTTTTTTATGCAAAATCACCTTGGTAGTTCTATCTCTGTATCAGACCTGGCCAAAACTGCAAACTACCATCCAGATCATTTTTCAAGATTGTTTTTAAAAAATACTGGGGTAAGGCCTCTGGATTATCTAAAGTCTAAAAGAATAGAAAGGTCTCAGTTTCTTCTTGCAACCACAGATATGTCTTTTTATGAAATTGCGGCCGAGTTAGGTTTTGAAAGTCAAACCTATTTTTCAAGAGTTTTCAAAAAATTAACAGGTTTTACTCCAGGACAATATAAGAAAACCATTGCCGGCAGATTAATGATCTAA